A window of the Streptomyces finlayi genome harbors these coding sequences:
- a CDS encoding helix-turn-helix domain-containing protein produces the protein MPSSSTPTERQKRLGAELRKMRLAAEATTSYAAGLLGVDRTKISNMEVGVRPVAADRVRTLACNFACADSHYVEALAAMAEQRERGWWEQYRGSLPPGLLDIAELEWHAMRIRTAQTVHLPGLLHTDGYARAVFGAVLPALSRLEIELRVAHRMERQQVLERETPTEYVGYVHEAALRMQFGGRKVTQEQLIHLCEMSEHEHIEIRVIPIDRGAFPGAGHALLYAHGVVPQLDTVQLDSAHGPEFMHAHAHLTKYRAHLDWMEEASLPSTESRDFIRTISLQL, from the coding sequence ATGCCGAGCAGTTCAACTCCGACAGAGCGCCAGAAGCGGCTCGGCGCCGAACTGCGGAAGATGCGCCTCGCCGCCGAGGCCACGACGTCGTACGCGGCCGGCCTGCTGGGCGTCGACCGAACGAAGATTTCCAACATGGAGGTCGGCGTGCGGCCTGTTGCCGCCGATCGCGTCCGCACCCTCGCCTGCAATTTCGCCTGCGCCGACAGCCATTACGTCGAAGCGCTCGCGGCAATGGCCGAACAGCGTGAGCGCGGGTGGTGGGAGCAGTATCGGGGCTCCCTCCCGCCTGGGCTTCTGGACATCGCCGAACTCGAATGGCACGCGATGCGCATCCGTACCGCACAGACCGTGCACCTCCCCGGCCTGCTTCACACCGACGGCTATGCCCGGGCGGTGTTCGGCGCCGTGCTGCCCGCTCTGTCACGCCTGGAGATCGAGCTGCGGGTGGCCCACCGGATGGAGAGACAACAGGTGCTCGAACGGGAAACCCCGACCGAGTACGTGGGGTACGTCCACGAAGCCGCTCTGCGCATGCAGTTCGGCGGTCGGAAGGTCACTCAGGAGCAGTTGATTCATCTGTGCGAGATGTCCGAGCACGAGCACATCGAGATCCGGGTCATTCCCATCGACCGCGGGGCCTTCCCCGGTGCCGGACACGCACTCCTCTACGCCCACGGCGTGGTGCCCCAGCTGGACACAGTGCAGCTCGACTCCGCCCACGGCCCTGAGTTCATGCACGCCCACGCGCACCTCACCAAGTACCGGGCGCACTTGGATTGGATGGAGGAGGCCTCGCTCCCCTCCACGGAGTCGCGAGACTTCATTCGCACCATCTCACTTCAACTCTGA
- a CDS encoding VOC family protein, producing the protein MSSIKQFQVTFDCAEPERLARFWCEVMGYVVSPVPKGFDTWDDYHRSLPPEHQVQWFSCIDPSGVGPRLLFQRVPEGKVVKNRVHLCVRAGTGLVGDERLATLQAECARLGALGAVHVRTLLADGTNESCIVMQDIEGNEFCLD; encoded by the coding sequence ATGTCATCGATCAAGCAGTTCCAAGTCACCTTTGACTGCGCAGAACCAGAGCGCCTCGCTCGTTTCTGGTGCGAGGTGATGGGGTACGTCGTATCGCCGGTGCCGAAGGGGTTTGACACGTGGGACGACTACCATCGCTCGTTGCCGCCTGAGCATCAGGTGCAGTGGTTCTCCTGCATTGATCCCTCAGGTGTGGGCCCGCGGCTGCTCTTCCAGCGCGTTCCTGAAGGCAAGGTCGTCAAGAATCGGGTGCATCTCTGTGTGCGGGCCGGCACCGGGCTCGTGGGTGACGAGCGCCTCGCCACGCTCCAGGCCGAGTGCGCACGACTGGGTGCGCTCGGCGCGGTACACGTGCGAACGCTGCTTGCCGATGGCACCAACGAGTCGTGCATCGTGATGCAGGACATCGAAGGCAACGAGTTCTGCCTC